Proteins found in one Lagopus muta isolate bLagMut1 chromosome 18, bLagMut1 primary, whole genome shotgun sequence genomic segment:
- the SOX9 gene encoding transcription factor SOX-9, which yields MNLLDPFMKMTEEQDKCISDAPSPTMSDDSAGSPCPSGSGSDTENTRPQENTFPKGDPDLKKESDEDKFPVCIREAVSQVLKGYDWTLVPMPVRVNGSSKNKPHVKRPMNAFMVWAQAARRKLADQYPHLHNAELSKTLGKLWRLLNESEKRPFVEEAERLRVQHKKDHPDYKYQPRRRKSVKNGQSEQEEGSEQTHISPNAIFKALQADSPQSSSSISEVHSPGEHSGQSQGPPTPPTTPKTDAQQPGKQDLKREGRPLAEGGRQPPHIDFRDVDIGELSSDVISNIETFDVNEFDQYLPPNGHPGVPATHGQVTTYSGTYGISSSAGSPAGAGHAWMAKQQPQPPQPPAQPPAQHALPALSGEQGPAQQRPHIKTEQLSPSHYSEQQQHSPQQQQQQQQQQLGYGSFNLQHYGSSYPPITRSQYDYTEHQNSGSYYSHAAGQSGGLYSTFTYMNPTQRPMYTPIADTSGVPSIPQTHSPQHWEQPVYTQLTRP from the exons ATGAATCTCCTAGACCCCTTCatgaaaatgacagaagaaCAGGACAAATGCATCTCCGAcgcccccagccccaccatgTCGGATGACTCCGCCGGGTCTCCCTGCCCCTCCGGATCCGGCTCGGACACGGAGAACACCCGACCCCAAGAGAACACCTTTCCCAAAGGCGACCCGGACCTGAAGAAGGAGAGCGACGAGGACAAATTCCCCGTATGCATCCGCGAGGCTGTGAGCCAGGTGCTCAAGGGCTACGATTGGACCCTGGTGCCCATGCCCGTGCGAGTGAACGGATCCAGCAAGAACAAACCCCACGTGAAGCGTCCCATGAACGCATTCATGGTATGGGCCCAGGCGGCTCGAAGGAAGCTGGCTGACCAGTACCCTCATCTGCACAACGCCGAGCTCAGCAAGACGCTGGGCAAACTGTGGAG GCTGTTGAACGAGAGCGAGAAGCGTCCCTTTGTGGAGGAGGCCGAGCGGCTGCGGGTACAGCACAAGAAGGACCACCCTGACTACAAGTACCAACCACGCAGGAGGAAGTCAGTGAAGAACGGGCAGTCGGAGCAGGAGGAGGGCTCTGAGCAGACCCACATCTCCCCCAATGCCATCTTCAAGGCGCTGCAGGCGGACTCCCCGCAGTCATCCTCCAGCATCAGCGAGGTGCACTCCCCCGGGGAGCACTCGG GGCAGTCACAGGGCCCCCCCACACCCCCTACCACCCCCAAGACGGACGCTCAGCAGCCAGGCAAGCAGGACCTGAAACGCGAGGGCCGCCCTTTGGCGGAAGGCGGCCGCCAACCTCCCCACATCGATTTTCGAGACGTGGACATCGGCGAGCTCAGCAGCGACGTCATCTCTAACATCGAAACCTTCGACGTCAATGAGTTCGACCAATACCTGCCCCCCAACGGCCACCCGGGGGTCCCGGCCACCCACGGCCAAGTCACCACCTACAGCGGTACCTACGGCATCAGCAGCTCGGCCGGCTCTCCGGCGGGCGCGGGGCACGCCTGGATGGCCAAGCAACAGCCGCAacccccgcagcccccggcgCAGCCCCCAGCGCAGCACgcactgccagcactgagcGGTGAGCAGGGCCCGGCACAGCAGCGGCCGCACATCAAAACAGAGCAGCTGAGCCCCAGCCACTACagcgagcagcagcagcactccccgcagcaacagcagcagcagcaacagcagcagctgggctaCGGCTCCTTCAACCTGCAGCACTACGGCTCCTCATATCCCCCCATCACCCGCTCGCAGTACGATTACACCGAGCACCAGAACTCCGGCTCCTACTACAGCCACGCCGCCGGGCAGAGCGGAGGGCTCTACTCCACCTTCACCTACATGAACCCCACGCAGCGCCCCATGTACACCCCCATCGCAGACACGTCGGGGGTGCCCTCCATCCCGCAGACCCACAGCCCGCAGCACTGGGAACAGCCCGTCTACACGCAGCTCACCCGGCCTTAA